Proteins encoded together in one Flavobacteriales bacterium window:
- a CDS encoding T9SS type A sorting domain-containing protein yields the protein MHRIAPLALLTALCPVVTHAQWTAGGIFSSSIHYQAAAFHTPDTGLFVYGANDPFQGEGGLVRTDNGATTGGFFVWYASPGNLEDIDVREVNGWPYYMAAGHYQYNQGLVVRQNPQYLNIFQFDSVRTGSGKHYRAIRMRSDLVAFAAGGDQQGNGIVDMSVDTGATWSNVTVLPGQPVARLHFVNDQLGFAATGGYKRNLGNLVVLPDSGALYRSTDGGLTWSQIHADPDHGFSDVAFSSGQQGVATRNDGVILRTTDGGSTWTPATVNVAGPFVLTSVTFRPDGTGFASGYRTDGTEGLILFSDDGGATWDLNFSTAGLNHSRRIYDLYFHDDAHGYALTHIRPLRSNGLITTVEEDPVDGIALFPVPADDAVTVVVGGPAEVLVRDAQGRVLRRATTTDRALIPLDGLAAGLYVAEVRQGGTVRRQAFLRR from the coding sequence ATGCACCGCATCGCTCCGCTCGCTCTCCTCACCGCGCTCTGTCCTGTCGTCACCCACGCCCAATGGACGGCGGGCGGCATATTCTCCTCATCGATCCATTATCAGGCCGCAGCGTTCCACACGCCCGATACCGGGCTGTTCGTCTATGGCGCGAACGATCCCTTTCAAGGCGAAGGCGGCCTTGTGCGGACGGACAATGGCGCGACCACGGGGGGCTTCTTCGTCTGGTATGCCTCGCCCGGCAACCTGGAGGACATCGATGTGCGGGAGGTCAATGGCTGGCCGTACTACATGGCGGCAGGGCATTACCAGTACAACCAGGGCCTGGTGGTGCGCCAGAACCCCCAGTACCTGAACATCTTTCAGTTCGACAGCGTCCGCACAGGCAGCGGCAAGCACTACCGCGCCATCCGCATGCGCAGCGATCTGGTGGCCTTCGCCGCGGGCGGCGACCAGCAGGGCAACGGCATCGTTGACATGAGCGTTGACACCGGGGCGACCTGGTCGAACGTCACCGTGCTTCCCGGCCAACCCGTCGCACGCCTCCACTTCGTCAACGATCAGCTCGGCTTCGCGGCCACCGGCGGCTACAAGCGCAACCTGGGCAACCTGGTGGTGCTGCCGGACAGTGGTGCCCTCTACCGGTCCACGGATGGCGGCCTCACCTGGTCGCAGATCCACGCCGACCCGGATCACGGGTTCAGCGATGTGGCGTTCAGCTCCGGCCAACAGGGTGTGGCCACGCGCAACGACGGCGTCATCCTCCGCACGACCGATGGCGGCAGCACATGGACGCCCGCCACCGTCAACGTGGCGGGGCCCTTCGTGCTGACGAGCGTGACCTTCCGGCCGGACGGCACGGGCTTCGCCAGCGGCTACCGGACCGATGGTACGGAGGGCCTCATCCTGTTCAGCGACGATGGCGGGGCCACCTGGGATCTCAACTTCAGCACGGCCGGACTCAATCACTCGCGCCGCATTTACGATCTCTACTTCCACGACGACGCGCACGGCTACGCCCTCACACACATCCGTCCCTTGCGCAGCAACGGGTTGATCACTACCGTGGAGGAGGATCCGGTGGATGGGATCGCGCTCTTCCCTGTGCCGGCGGACGACGCGGTCACCGTGGTGGTGGGTGGGCCTGCGGAGGTGCTGGTGCGCGATGCGCAGGGCCGGGTGTTGCGGCGTGCGACCACCACGGACCGGGCGTTGATCCCCCTGGACGGACTGGCCGCCGGCCTGTACGTGGCCGAGGTGCGGCAAGGGGGCACGGTGCGTCGGCAGGCCTTCCTGCGGCGCTGA
- a CDS encoding beta-ketoacyl-ACP synthase III has product MHDVYITRVSGFLPNAPVSNAEMTDFLGMIDGRPSRAQYIVLRNNGILQRHYALDRQGRITHSNAQLVAEAVKGLAGDGLAVRDLEVLACGTSSPDQFLPSHASQVHGELDHPLEIVSTAGACCTGMHALKYGYMSVGAGLSRNAVAAGSELVSPMMLARNFERETERYRQLEQDPIIGFEKEFLRWMLSDGAAAVLMEPAPRGPLSLRMEWVVSRSFANELDVCMYSGGDKDEDGRYLGWKNFLPQDLAGRSIFTMKQDVKLLGRNIVPVGVRFLRETFEHHGLDPASIDHMLVHLSSMFFRDKVHDEMVAQGIGVPMDKWFINLPRVGNVGSASIFLQLRDLIAEGHVKKGQKVLLMVPESARFSYAFALLTAV; this is encoded by the coding sequence TTGCACGACGTCTACATCACCCGGGTCTCCGGGTTCCTGCCGAACGCACCGGTCTCCAACGCGGAGATGACGGACTTCCTGGGCATGATCGACGGGAGACCGTCGCGTGCCCAGTACATCGTGCTGCGCAACAACGGCATCCTGCAGCGCCACTACGCCCTGGACCGCCAGGGGCGCATCACGCACAGCAACGCCCAGCTCGTGGCCGAGGCGGTGAAAGGGCTTGCCGGTGACGGGCTGGCCGTGCGCGACCTGGAGGTGCTGGCCTGTGGGACGAGCAGCCCCGATCAGTTCCTGCCCTCGCACGCCTCGCAGGTGCATGGCGAACTGGACCATCCCCTGGAGATCGTGAGCACGGCCGGCGCCTGCTGCACCGGCATGCACGCCCTGAAGTACGGCTACATGAGCGTGGGCGCGGGCCTTTCCCGCAACGCCGTGGCCGCCGGCAGCGAGCTCGTGAGCCCGATGATGCTGGCCCGCAACTTCGAACGCGAGACCGAGCGCTACCGCCAGTTGGAGCAGGACCCCATCATCGGTTTCGAGAAGGAGTTCCTGCGCTGGATGCTGAGCGACGGCGCCGCCGCCGTGCTGATGGAACCCGCGCCACGTGGTCCGCTGAGCCTGCGCATGGAGTGGGTGGTGAGCCGCTCCTTCGCCAACGAGCTCGACGTGTGCATGTACAGCGGTGGCGACAAGGATGAGGACGGCCGATACCTCGGCTGGAAGAACTTCCTGCCGCAGGACCTCGCCGGACGCTCCATCTTCACCATGAAGCAGGACGTGAAGCTCCTGGGCCGCAACATCGTGCCGGTGGGCGTGCGTTTCCTGCGCGAGACCTTCGAGCACCACGGGCTCGATCCCGCCTCCATCGACCACATGCTGGTGCACCTCAGCAGCATGTTCTTCCGCGACAAGGTGCACGATGAGATGGTGGCCCAGGGCATCGGCGTGCCCATGGACAAGTGGTTCATCAACCTGCCCCGGGTGGGCAACGTGGGTTCGGCCTCCATCTTCCTCCAGCTGCGCGACCTCATCGCCGAGGGCCACGTGAAGAAGGGTCAGAAGGTACTGTTGATGGTGCCCGAGAGCGCCCGCTTCAGTTACGCCTTCGCCCTGCTCACCGCCGTATAG
- a CDS encoding MmcQ/YjbR family DNA-binding protein: MDAATARDRLLALPGVTEHDHFGRPAYRATTAKGKPSTIFLTLWLDDQRAVLLLDVEQQTELHAQHPQVFFPVPNKWGAKGATFVELARADDRLFQLGVQHALAKAMGDRRP, encoded by the coding sequence ATGGACGCCGCCACCGCCCGCGACCGGCTGCTCGCCCTGCCCGGTGTCACCGAGCACGATCACTTCGGGCGACCCGCCTACCGCGCCACCACCGCCAAGGGGAAGCCCTCCACCATCTTCCTCACCCTGTGGCTCGACGATCAGCGGGCCGTGCTCCTGCTCGATGTGGAGCAACAGACCGAGCTCCACGCGCAGCATCCGCAGGTCTTCTTCCCCGTGCCCAACAAATGGGGCGCGAAGGGCGCCACCTTCGTGGAGCTGGCCCGGGCCGACGATCGCCTTTTCCAGCTCGGCGTGCAGCATGCGCTGGCGAAGGCCATGGGCGATCGCCGACCTTAG
- a CDS encoding beta-ketoacyl-[acyl-carrier-protein] synthase family protein, protein MSDRVVITGLGVISALGTNVEGNLDALLQERSGIGPITVLPTRHRGTIPVAEVPMDDDALAALAAPCSVRSWTRTALLGLRAVKEALAHAGIEPSAQRTAFVSATTAGGIDKTEPVYDQYFLPEIPDVAAQYLGTHDPGDHAQRIAAELGFRDLVTTISTACSSSANALMLGDRLLRHGLTDVAVVGGTDALCKFTVNGFNSLLILDREPCRPFDRDRAGLNLGEAAAYLVLETESRARARGAEVLAVVSGYANTNEAFHATASSPDGTGAYEAMRQALAMAQLTPEAISYVNVHGTGTPNNDASEGIALNRLFHGAVPPFSSTKSFTGHTLGAAGAVEAVYAVLAIRHGVHFANLRWRTPLAEAPLVPVTRTRSDVAVRHVLSSSFGFGGNNTSLVLSAPDARP, encoded by the coding sequence ATGAGCGACCGCGTGGTGATCACCGGACTGGGCGTGATCAGCGCCCTGGGCACCAACGTGGAGGGCAACCTCGACGCCCTGCTCCAGGAACGCTCCGGCATCGGCCCCATCACCGTGCTGCCCACCCGCCACCGCGGCACCATCCCCGTGGCCGAGGTGCCCATGGACGATGATGCCCTCGCCGCCCTGGCCGCTCCCTGCTCCGTGCGCAGTTGGACCCGTACCGCCTTGCTCGGCCTGCGCGCCGTGAAGGAGGCCCTGGCCCACGCAGGCATCGAACCCTCCGCCCAGCGCACCGCCTTCGTCTCCGCCACCACCGCTGGCGGCATCGACAAGACCGAGCCCGTCTACGATCAGTACTTCCTGCCGGAGATCCCCGATGTGGCCGCGCAGTACCTGGGCACCCACGACCCCGGCGATCACGCTCAGCGCATCGCCGCCGAGCTTGGCTTCCGCGACCTGGTGACCACCATCAGCACCGCCTGCTCCAGCAGCGCCAACGCATTGATGCTGGGCGACCGGTTGCTGCGCCATGGCCTGACGGACGTGGCCGTGGTGGGCGGCACCGATGCCCTCTGCAAGTTCACCGTCAACGGCTTCAACTCATTGTTGATCCTGGACCGCGAGCCCTGCCGCCCCTTCGACCGCGACCGGGCCGGGCTCAACCTGGGCGAGGCCGCCGCCTACCTGGTGCTGGAGACCGAATCGCGCGCACGGGCCCGCGGTGCCGAAGTGCTCGCCGTGGTGAGCGGATACGCCAACACCAATGAGGCGTTCCATGCCACGGCCTCCTCCCCGGACGGCACAGGCGCCTACGAGGCCATGCGGCAGGCCCTGGCCATGGCGCAGCTCACGCCCGAGGCCATCAGCTACGTGAACGTCCACGGCACCGGCACCCCGAACAACGACGCCTCCGAGGGCATCGCGCTCAACCGGCTTTTCCACGGCGCCGTGCCCCCCTTCAGCAGCACCAAGTCGTTCACGGGCCACACCCTCGGTGCCGCCGGTGCGGTGGAGGCCGTGTACGCCGTGCTCGCCATCCGGCACGGGGTGCACTTCGCCAACCTGCGCTGGCGCACGCCGCTGGCCGAAGCGCCGCTGGTGCCGGTGACCCGCACCCGGAGCGATGTGGCCGTGCGCCATGTGCTGAGCAGCTCCTTCGGCTTCGGCGGCAACAACACCAGTCTGGTGCTGAGCGCACCCGACGCGCGGCCATGA
- a CDS encoding T9SS type A sorting domain-containing protein — protein MRTTLTLAASIALAPLWAQCPFDPTIQPDPVILCPGAGEVLSTQVYDSYQWYKDGQPITGAIQQTHAVNAFNDGGSSFTVECTLNGCTEMSPPVLVDGWVFLLPFVMHGGDTEYGIGSNGQLLFCEGDTLLLTLMPPYDTNIQWTDGGVPIPGANGPTLVVTENGSYSVSGAPGICPNFMQQLGVTIAAEFTPPVQPTLTLNGAELCASPPGNSYQWYINGQPIAADTNCITMGIPGTYAVFVDYGLPCQAISDPFGGPNGVGEDGDRAEVLVWPNPATSIVRFQWHGTLPATWTVIDAAGRAIKWGEVKAQRTQDIDVSRWPAGPYTLRTVDARQADERRFVVQR, from the coding sequence ATGCGCACGACCCTGACCCTGGCCGCTTCCATTGCCCTGGCGCCCCTGTGGGCCCAATGTCCCTTCGACCCCACCATCCAACCCGACCCTGTGATCCTGTGCCCCGGCGCAGGCGAGGTGCTCAGCACGCAGGTGTACGACAGCTACCAGTGGTACAAGGACGGGCAGCCGATCACGGGTGCGATCCAGCAGACCCACGCGGTGAACGCCTTCAACGACGGGGGATCCAGCTTCACGGTGGAATGCACGCTGAACGGCTGCACGGAGATGTCCCCTCCCGTGCTCGTGGATGGCTGGGTGTTCCTGTTGCCCTTCGTGATGCACGGGGGCGACACCGAGTACGGCATCGGGTCGAACGGTCAGCTGCTGTTCTGCGAGGGCGATACGCTGCTGCTGACCCTGATGCCGCCGTACGACACCAACATCCAATGGACCGACGGCGGCGTGCCCATCCCGGGTGCGAACGGCCCCACCCTCGTGGTGACGGAGAACGGGTCGTACTCCGTGAGCGGGGCTCCGGGCATCTGCCCGAACTTCATGCAGCAGCTGGGTGTCACCATCGCCGCGGAGTTCACGCCTCCGGTCCAGCCCACGCTGACCCTGAACGGCGCGGAGCTCTGTGCCAGCCCACCGGGCAATAGCTACCAGTGGTACATCAACGGGCAACCGATCGCCGCCGACACGAACTGCATCACCATGGGTATTCCTGGCACATATGCCGTTTTCGTGGACTACGGCCTACCGTGTCAGGCGATCTCAGACCCCTTCGGCGGCCCGAACGGCGTGGGCGAGGATGGCGATCGCGCAGAGGTGCTGGTGTGGCCCAATCCAGCAACGAGCATCGTGCGCTTCCAATGGCATGGTACGCTGCCCGCCACCTGGACGGTGATCGACGCCGCTGGTCGCGCCATCAAATGGGGCGAAGTGAAGGCCCAGCGTACGCAGGACATCGACGTGAGCCGATGGCCCGCTGGCCCCTACACGCTCCGCACCGTGGATGCACGGCAGGCGGACGAACGCCGCTTCGTGGTGCAGCGTTGA
- a CDS encoding LLM class flavin-dependent oxidoreductase, with translation MEFGIYTFVDHTPDPVTGERITAQQRHVQLLEEAELADRLGLDVFAIGEHHREDFIASAPAVLLGAIAARTTRIRLSSAVTVLSSEDPVRVFQQYATLDLLSGGRAEIMAGRGSFTESFPLFGYDLKDYDTLFSEKLAMLLEIRKGEHLTWKGRHTPTIEGRGVYPRAVQEPLPVWVAVGGTPESAVRAAALGLPMTLAIIGGDPARFKPFTDLYRKAWQQAGHPKERFQLGIGSHGFIADSFEEAAELTWPRYAMQMGRIGKERGWGPVGRPQFDFEVSPQGAMLLGDPETVARKIIREQELFGFTRFCLQFSVGSMPHDKLLRCIELYATEVVPRVKAAVGA, from the coding sequence ATGGAGTTCGGCATCTACACCTTCGTCGACCACACGCCCGATCCCGTCACCGGCGAGCGCATCACCGCACAACAGCGCCACGTCCAGCTGTTGGAGGAGGCCGAGCTGGCCGACCGCCTGGGGCTGGACGTGTTCGCCATCGGCGAGCACCACCGCGAGGACTTCATCGCCAGCGCGCCCGCCGTGCTGCTCGGGGCCATCGCCGCCCGCACCACGCGCATCCGGTTGAGCAGCGCCGTCACGGTGCTCAGCAGCGAGGATCCCGTGCGCGTGTTCCAGCAGTACGCCACGCTCGACCTGCTCAGTGGCGGGCGTGCAGAGATCATGGCCGGCCGCGGGTCCTTCACCGAGTCGTTCCCGCTGTTCGGGTACGACCTGAAGGACTACGACACGCTCTTCAGCGAGAAGCTGGCCATGCTGCTGGAGATCCGGAAGGGCGAGCACCTCACCTGGAAGGGGCGGCACACGCCCACGATCGAAGGCCGCGGCGTATACCCACGCGCCGTACAGGAGCCGCTGCCCGTGTGGGTGGCCGTGGGCGGCACGCCGGAGAGCGCCGTCCGTGCGGCCGCGTTGGGGCTGCCCATGACGCTCGCCATCATCGGGGGCGACCCGGCGCGGTTCAAGCCCTTCACCGACCTGTACCGGAAGGCCTGGCAGCAGGCGGGCCATCCGAAGGAACGCTTCCAGCTGGGCATCGGGTCGCACGGCTTCATCGCCGACAGCTTCGAGGAGGCGGCCGAGCTCACCTGGCCGCGCTACGCCATGCAGATGGGCCGCATTGGCAAGGAGCGTGGCTGGGGTCCTGTGGGCCGGCCGCAGTTCGACTTCGAGGTGTCGCCCCAGGGGGCCATGCTGCTCGGCGATCCGGAGACCGTGGCGCGCAAGATCATCCGTGAGCAGGAGCTGTTCGGCTTCACCCGCTTCTGCCTACAGTTCAGCGTGGGCAGCATGCCGCACGACAAGCTGCTCCGCTGCATTGAGCTCTACGCCACCGAGGTGGTGCCCCGCGTGAAGGCGGCCGTGGGGGCGTGA
- a CDS encoding BtrH N-terminal domain-containing protein yields the protein MSQPARVIPFDHQQSAHCETGVISNLMRFHGLPVSEPMAFGIGSGLFFSHMPFLKMNGIPVTSYRILPGWIFSRFTKRLGISIRRVTFRDPREAMDELDRVLAQSLPVGMLTSVFYLPYLPKAFRFHFNGHNIVVFGKEGDEYLVSDPVMDGPTRIHRSALIRARFAKGMPNIKGRMYYPTKVPTDADLRTAALKGLRRTARDMSTTPLPMFGSKGIGYLAGKLRHYERRLGEKDARLALGNLIRMQEEIGTGGAGFRFIFAAFLMESSKLLNAPALREKALEMTRIGDQWRDLAYEAGRLCKGRAEAHITFDHLADKLADIGRQETAFFKQLHQFAKQL from the coding sequence ATGAGCCAGCCTGCCCGGGTGATCCCCTTCGACCACCAGCAGAGCGCCCATTGCGAGACGGGCGTCATCAGCAACCTGATGCGCTTCCACGGCCTGCCCGTGAGCGAGCCGATGGCCTTCGGCATCGGCTCCGGCCTGTTCTTCAGCCACATGCCCTTCCTGAAGATGAACGGCATCCCGGTGACCAGCTACCGGATCCTGCCGGGCTGGATCTTCAGCCGGTTCACCAAAAGGCTCGGGATCAGCATCCGGCGGGTCACCTTCCGCGATCCGCGCGAAGCGATGGATGAACTGGACCGGGTGCTGGCCCAAAGCCTGCCCGTGGGCATGCTCACCAGTGTGTTCTACCTTCCTTACCTGCCCAAGGCGTTCCGCTTCCATTTCAATGGCCACAACATCGTGGTGTTCGGGAAGGAGGGGGATGAGTACCTGGTGAGCGACCCGGTGATGGACGGGCCGACGCGCATCCATCGCTCGGCATTGATCCGGGCCCGGTTCGCCAAAGGCATGCCCAACATCAAGGGCCGGATGTACTACCCCACGAAGGTGCCCACCGATGCCGACCTGCGCACGGCCGCCCTCAAGGGCCTGCGGCGCACCGCCCGCGACATGAGCACCACGCCGCTGCCTATGTTCGGCAGCAAGGGCATCGGCTACCTCGCCGGCAAGCTGCGCCATTACGAGCGCCGCCTGGGCGAGAAGGACGCCCGGCTCGCGCTGGGAAACCTCATCCGCATGCAGGAGGAGATCGGTACGGGCGGCGCAGGCTTTCGCTTCATCTTCGCCGCATTCCTGATGGAGTCGTCCAAGCTGTTGAACGCGCCTGCCCTGCGGGAAAAGGCCCTGGAGATGACCCGCATCGGCGACCAATGGCGTGATCTCGCCTATGAGGCCGGTCGCCTGTGCAAGGGCCGCGCCGAGGCCCACATCACCTTCGACCACCTGGCCGACAAGCTGGCCGACATCGGGCGCCAGGAGACCGCCTTCTTCAAGCAGCTCCACCAGTTCGCCAAGCAGCTATGA
- a CDS encoding ABC transporter ATP-binding protein yields MTAPDIRVEGLVKRYRSGGRPAVNGMDLQVMPGEFFGLLGPNGAGKTTMISILTGVLAPSEGRVLVRGLDVVKEPGRVHRLIGFVPQEIALYDTLTARENLRYFGRLHGLSTAVLGERTEALLLRTGLQDRADEQVRHWSGGMRRRLNIVAALLHEPPILFLDEPTVGIDIQSRAAIWDLLLQVNAGGTTVLYTSHHLDEAERLCTRVVVMDDGRSVGELSTARGGGGERLEDAFLRLTGRELRD; encoded by the coding sequence ATGACCGCCCCGGACATCCGGGTGGAGGGCCTGGTGAAGCGCTATCGCAGCGGCGGACGACCCGCTGTGAACGGCATGGACCTGCAGGTGATGCCCGGCGAGTTCTTCGGCCTGCTCGGCCCCAACGGCGCCGGAAAGACCACCATGATCAGCATCCTCACCGGGGTGCTGGCGCCCAGCGAGGGCCGGGTGCTGGTGCGCGGCCTCGACGTGGTGAAGGAGCCCGGCCGCGTGCACCGCCTCATCGGCTTCGTGCCGCAGGAGATCGCCCTCTACGACACCCTCACCGCCCGCGAGAACCTGCGCTACTTCGGCCGACTGCACGGTCTGTCCACCGCGGTGCTCGGCGAACGCACCGAGGCGCTGCTGCTGCGCACCGGGCTGCAGGACCGCGCCGACGAGCAGGTGCGGCACTGGAGCGGCGGCATGCGCCGGCGCCTCAACATCGTGGCGGCCCTGCTGCACGAACCCCCCATCCTTTTCCTGGACGAACCCACCGTGGGCATCGATATCCAGAGCCGCGCCGCCATCTGGGACCTGCTGTTGCAGGTGAACGCCGGCGGTACCACCGTGCTGTACACCAGCCACCACTTGGACGAGGCCGAGCGCCTGTGCACCCGCGTGGTGGTGATGGACGACGGCCGCAGCGTGGGTGAGCTGTCCACCGCACGAGGCGGGGGAGGCGAGCGTTTGGAGGACGCCTTCCTCCGCCTCACCGGACGCGAACTGCGCGATTGA
- a CDS encoding carboxylesterase family protein produces the protein MERGPLTSAITLATMVMGGTLCAQPYTQALWPVDTVRNIIYGWDTTYLGGIDTLKLDLFRPVGDGNTHRPVLIAVHGGAWVGGTRQELWSICHAAAQRGYVAATISYRLRHHVPQNVSISLGVEPCVYLPDSAELLRALYRAQQDLKGAVRFLKGRSAQDSTNTCNVFLYGESAGAITSLTAAFLDEPVERPSACGALPAVPDPNLLLGGCHVTGLPLSTAQRSRPDLGPVDGDLAQNGTDARVAGIASMYGALPAMALTEDWMQGPDTPAVFLYHQPCDAVVPNGTAPLLRDLSAYCAGGTWWSTHYPWCAGSAVLAPLLGGSLLANVQDAAVCNAVLGQFPFSFNCINVAQNGSFHYVNNAAAVRDSLFKAFSPVIVAHEAEPCGNTAVRAIGSATRAVLFPTPAMDRLTVVLPEGGRTVQARLCDAAGRTLLQASLRAGRNTIDVAGLGNGAYVLVFAEAPFPAERVIVAR, from the coding sequence ATGGAACGGGGCCCGCTGACCTCCGCGATCACGCTTGCCACCATGGTCATGGGCGGTACCCTGTGCGCTCAACCGTACACCCAAGCCCTTTGGCCGGTGGATACGGTGCGCAACATCATCTATGGGTGGGATACGACCTACCTGGGCGGGATCGACACCCTGAAGCTCGACCTCTTCCGTCCGGTGGGCGATGGCAACACGCACCGGCCGGTGCTCATCGCCGTGCATGGCGGGGCCTGGGTGGGCGGCACGCGGCAGGAGCTGTGGTCCATCTGCCATGCCGCCGCACAGCGCGGGTACGTGGCCGCCACCATCAGCTATCGGCTACGCCACCATGTGCCGCAGAACGTGTCCATCTCCCTCGGCGTGGAACCCTGCGTGTACCTGCCGGACAGCGCCGAGCTGCTCCGGGCCCTCTACCGGGCGCAGCAGGACCTCAAGGGGGCCGTCCGCTTCCTGAAGGGACGCAGTGCGCAGGACAGCACCAACACCTGCAACGTGTTCCTCTACGGGGAGAGCGCGGGGGCCATCACAAGCCTTACGGCCGCCTTCCTCGACGAGCCGGTGGAGCGTCCTTCGGCCTGTGGCGCACTGCCCGCCGTGCCCGATCCGAACCTGCTGCTGGGCGGATGCCACGTCACCGGCCTTCCGCTCAGCACAGCCCAGCGCAGCCGCCCCGACCTCGGTCCGGTGGACGGCGACCTGGCGCAGAACGGCACCGATGCGCGCGTGGCCGGCATCGCGTCGATGTATGGCGCACTGCCAGCGATGGCCCTCACCGAGGACTGGATGCAGGGCCCTGATACACCGGCCGTGTTCCTGTACCACCAGCCATGCGACGCCGTGGTGCCCAACGGGACCGCTCCGCTGCTGCGCGACCTGTCGGCCTACTGCGCGGGCGGCACGTGGTGGAGCACGCACTACCCGTGGTGCGCGGGCAGTGCGGTGCTGGCGCCCCTGCTGGGCGGGAGCCTGCTGGCGAACGTGCAGGATGCGGCCGTGTGCAACGCCGTGCTCGGCCAGTTCCCGTTCTCCTTCAACTGCATCAACGTGGCGCAGAACGGCTCGTTCCACTACGTGAACAACGCGGCCGCGGTGCGCGACAGCCTCTTCAAGGCCTTCAGCCCGGTGATCGTGGCCCACGAAGCGGAGCCCTGCGGCAACACCGCCGTGCGCGCGATCGGCTCCGCCACCCGCGCGGTGCTGTTCCCCACCCCCGCGATGGATCGGCTCACGGTGGTCCTGCCCGAAGGGGGCCGGACCGTTCAGGCCCGGCTGTGCGATGCGGCCGGTCGGACGCTGTTGCAGGCATCGCTTCGCGCTGGACGCAACACGATCGACGTGGCGGGCCTCGGGAACGGGGCGTACGTGCTGGTGTTCGCGGAGGCGCCCTTCCCTGCCGAACGCGTGATCGTGGCGCGGTAG
- a CDS encoding ABC transporter permease, with protein sequence MFTRILAHLHKELLLLLRDRTGLLLVYVMPIFLVSVMAVVQDAPFRDFSDKQVRVLFKDLDGGPVGEAVLRGLEATGSFTITDGQELDEVEFRERVRRGEHQIGGVVPANAAEAVAARSEGTMALLFDPLTGDSRDAPAADSSSVLMVVDPAVKHVFRELVRSSLVRVLAGISSERLLADMRVRLEAINGDTLPPIALGGPFVGIDQQLAARELTGNKVASDTTAHNVPAWTIFAMFFTVVLLAGNMVKERTAGCMVRLLTMPGTVAERLVGRIAAYLMVCLTQLALLLSVGHWVLPLFGLPPLRFGPPEDLLLLVLAALFIGLAATSFGVLVGSFSRTQQQSAILGSTAVVIMSAIGGIWVPLYIMPGPMQVIGRISPLNWSMEAFNVVMLRQGDLAELVMYLIPLAVFATLCLLVSIVAERVVSSR encoded by the coding sequence ATGTTCACCCGCATCCTCGCCCACCTGCACAAGGAACTGCTGCTGCTGCTGCGCGATCGCACAGGCCTGCTGCTGGTGTATGTGATGCCCATCTTCCTGGTGAGCGTGATGGCCGTGGTGCAGGATGCCCCCTTCCGCGACTTCAGCGACAAGCAGGTGCGCGTGCTGTTCAAGGACCTGGACGGCGGTCCAGTGGGGGAGGCCGTGTTGCGCGGGCTGGAGGCCACCGGTAGTTTCACGATCACCGACGGCCAGGAGCTGGACGAGGTCGAGTTCCGCGAGCGTGTGCGCCGCGGCGAGCACCAGATCGGAGGGGTGGTGCCCGCGAACGCCGCGGAGGCCGTCGCCGCCCGCTCGGAAGGCACCATGGCCCTGCTCTTCGATCCGCTCACCGGCGACAGCAGGGACGCCCCGGCGGCCGACAGCTCCTCCGTGCTGATGGTGGTGGACCCCGCCGTGAAGCACGTCTTTCGCGAGCTCGTGCGAAGCAGCCTGGTGCGCGTGCTGGCCGGCATCAGCTCCGAACGGCTGCTGGCCGACATGCGTGTCCGGTTGGAGGCGATCAACGGCGACACCCTGCCGCCGATCGCCCTGGGCGGTCCCTTCGTGGGCATCGACCAGCAACTGGCCGCCCGCGAGCTCACCGGCAACAAGGTGGCCAGTGACACCACCGCCCACAACGTGCCGGCCTGGACCATCTTCGCCATGTTCTTCACCGTGGTGCTGCTGGCCGGCAACATGGTGAAGGAGCGTACCGCGGGCTGCATGGTGCGCCTGCTCACCATGCCGGGCACGGTGGCCGAGCGCCTGGTCGGCCGCATCGCCGCCTACCTGATGGTCTGCCTCACCCAGCTGGCCCTGCTGCTCAGCGTGGGCCATTGGGTGCTGCCGCTCTTCGGCCTGCCGCCCCTGCGCTTCGGCCCCCCCGAGGACCTGCTCCTGCTCGTGCTGGCGGCCCTCTTCATCGGGCTGGCGGCCACCTCCTTCGGGGTGCTGGTGGGTTCCTTCTCGCGCACCCAGCAGCAGTCGGCCATTCTCGGCAGCACCGCCGTGGTGATCATGAGCGCCATCGGCGGCATCTGGGTGCCGCTCTACATCATGCCCGGCCCCATGCAGGTCATCGGCCGCATCTCGCCCCTCAACTGGAGCATGGAGGCCTTCAACGTGGTGATGTTGCGCCAGGGCGACCTCGCCGAGCTCGTCATGTACCTCATCCCACTGGCGGTCTTCGCCACGCTGTGCCTGCTCGTGTCGATCGTGGCCGAACGGGTCGTTTCTTCGCGTTGA